The Urbifossiella limnaea genome has a window encoding:
- a CDS encoding DUF3362 domain-containing protein: MTIARNLRDRKLQRALMQFFKPENDFLVRDALAQAGRADLIGGCAGLIPAHPPKEAIDAKRRQANEAFKGDHYHTVANPAKGEKPGERGAEPPKPTGYRPGRKSQQRRQTKKYGGPKT, encoded by the coding sequence GTGACGATCGCCCGCAACCTGCGCGACCGTAAGCTGCAGCGGGCGCTGATGCAGTTCTTCAAGCCGGAGAACGACTTCCTGGTGCGCGACGCGCTGGCGCAGGCCGGCCGGGCCGACCTGATCGGCGGGTGCGCCGGCCTGATCCCGGCGCACCCGCCGAAGGAAGCGATCGACGCCAAACGCAGGCAGGCGAATGAAGCCTTCAAGGGCGACCATTACCACACCGTCGCGAATCCGGCGAAGGGTGAGAAGCCCGGCGAGCGTGGGGCAGAACCACCGAAGCCGACCGGGTACCGGCCGGGGCGGAAGTCGCAGCAGCGACGGCAGACGAAGAAGTACGGTGGACCGAAGACGTGA
- a CDS encoding acetyl-CoA hydrolase/transferase family protein has translation MRAAERASPTAAVLPIRSGMNVFVQGAAATPTPLLEAVAARADLEDVTFYHMHTNGPAPHVAPGVRDRFRAVSLFTGGPLREAVAAGRADFVPVFLSDIPGLFTSGRIKLDAALLTLSPPDRHGNCSLGTSVDSARAAADTAPILIAEITPRMPRTHGNTVVPLDRLTAYCHSDRPPHEHPPEPTTPVEDAIGALVADLVPDRACLQLGIGGIPNAVLARLKDKQDLGVHSEMLADGFVDLVACGAVTNRYKAVHPGRSVTSFVNGSRRLYDFVDDNPLVEFHPCDRTNDTALIRKNDRVVAINSALQIDLTGQVCADSIGHRIYSGIGGQMDFIRGAAVSKGGLPVIALPSTAKGGTLSRIVPELDAGAGVVTSRGHVHWVATEYGAVDLHGKSLRERAALLISIAHPDFRDELRRRVVALRHFVM, from the coding sequence ATGAGAGCAGCCGAGCGGGCGTCGCCGACCGCGGCCGTCCTGCCGATCCGCAGCGGGATGAACGTGTTCGTCCAGGGCGCGGCCGCCACCCCGACGCCGCTACTCGAGGCGGTTGCCGCCCGCGCCGACCTGGAGGACGTCACCTTCTACCACATGCACACGAACGGCCCCGCCCCGCACGTCGCCCCCGGCGTGCGGGACCGGTTCCGGGCGGTGTCGCTATTCACGGGCGGGCCGCTCCGCGAGGCCGTGGCCGCCGGCCGGGCCGACTTCGTGCCGGTGTTCCTGTCGGACATTCCCGGTCTGTTCACCTCCGGGCGGATCAAGCTGGACGCCGCCCTGCTCACCCTCTCCCCGCCCGACCGGCACGGCAACTGCAGCCTCGGCACGAGCGTCGACTCCGCCCGCGCCGCCGCCGACACCGCCCCGATCCTGATCGCCGAGATCACCCCGCGGATGCCCCGCACCCACGGCAACACGGTGGTGCCACTCGACCGCCTGACGGCGTACTGTCACTCCGACCGCCCGCCGCACGAGCACCCGCCGGAGCCGACCACACCGGTCGAGGACGCCATCGGTGCGCTGGTGGCCGACCTCGTCCCGGACCGCGCGTGCCTCCAGCTGGGCATCGGCGGCATCCCCAATGCGGTCCTCGCCCGGCTGAAGGACAAGCAGGATTTGGGCGTCCACTCGGAGATGCTGGCCGACGGGTTCGTGGACCTAGTCGCGTGCGGGGCGGTGACGAACCGGTACAAGGCGGTCCACCCCGGCCGGAGCGTGACCAGCTTCGTGAATGGCAGCCGGCGGCTGTACGACTTCGTCGACGACAACCCGCTGGTCGAGTTCCACCCGTGCGACCGGACCAACGACACGGCCCTGATCCGCAAGAACGACCGGGTGGTGGCCATCAACTCCGCCCTCCAGATCGACCTGACCGGGCAGGTGTGCGCCGACTCCATCGGCCACCGCATTTACTCCGGCATCGGCGGGCAGATGGACTTCATCCGCGGGGCGGCGGTGTCGAAGGGCGGGCTGCCGGTCATCGCCCTTCCGAGCACTGCGAAGGGCGGCACCTTGTCCCGCATCGTGCCCGAACTGGACGCCGGGGCCGGGGTGGTGACCAGCCGCGGGCACGTGCACTGGGTGGCGACCGAGTACGGGGCGGTGGACCTGCACGGCAAGAGCCTGCGGGAGCGGGCCGCCCTGCTGATCTCGATCGCCCACCCGGACTTCCGGGACGAGCTGCGGCGGCGGGTCGTCGCCCTGCGTCACTTCGTGATGTGA
- a CDS encoding hydrogenase maturation protease, which produces MSVLLVGIGNTLRRDDGAGAAVANRFSGRAGCRVLVVHQLLPEHVEELARCDRVVFADAAVDAGGVRLERLAPSARTPDFGHTGDPAWLLGLCEVLCGRAPEGWLLAVPAFDLGFGEGLSAATAAAVGAAERVLRDHITK; this is translated from the coding sequence GTGAGCGTGCTGCTCGTCGGCATCGGTAACACCCTCCGCCGCGACGACGGCGCGGGGGCGGCCGTGGCGAACCGCTTCTCGGGCCGCGCCGGCTGTCGGGTGCTGGTGGTCCACCAACTCCTGCCCGAACACGTCGAGGAGTTGGCCCGGTGCGACCGGGTGGTGTTCGCCGACGCCGCGGTGGACGCCGGCGGGGTGCGGCTGGAGCGACTCGCCCCGTCGGCCCGCACCCCCGACTTCGGTCACACCGGCGACCCGGCCTGGTTGCTCGGGCTGTGTGAAGTCCTGTGCGGCCGCGCGCCGGAGGGGTGGCTGCTCGCCGTCCCGGCCTTCGACCTGGGGTTCGGCGAGGGGCTGAGCGCCGCCACCGCCGCCGCGGTGGGGGCGGCCGAGCGGGTGTTGCGAGATCACATCACGAAGTGA
- a CDS encoding Ni/Fe hydrogenase subunit alpha — translation MKRIIIDPITRIEGHAKISLFVGDDGRIADARFHVVEFRGFERFCVGRPFGEMPSLTARVCGICPVSHLLCSAKTGDGILGVRPPVAAVKLRRTMNLGQILQSHALSFFHLSSPDLLLGFDSPPATRNVFGVIQSHPDLARAGIRLRQYGQEVIERLGGRKIHPAWAVPGGVREAASEETCRELLGRLPEARATVQTALGFIKTYLDTHREEVEVFGNHPSLYMGLVRPTDHGWEHHDGVLRITDHTGKVVADDIDPADYRTHIAEQVEHDSYLKSPYYKPHGFPGGAYRVGPLARLNVCTTIGTPLADAELVEFRQRAGGVANSAFLYHLARAVEMLACTEWLERHLTDPDIRSTRHRAEAGVNSLEAVGCSEAPRGTLFHHYTVDENGLLKSVNMIIATGQNNLPMNRTITQIAQHYIRDTKAIPEGFLNRVEHGIRCYDPCLSCSTHAHGQMPLHLQLIGPGGEVIAEAKR, via the coding sequence ATGAAGCGAATCATCATCGACCCGATCACCCGGATCGAGGGGCACGCCAAGATCAGCCTGTTCGTCGGCGACGACGGCCGGATCGCCGACGCCCGGTTCCACGTGGTCGAGTTCCGCGGGTTCGAGCGGTTCTGCGTCGGCCGGCCGTTCGGCGAGATGCCCAGCCTCACCGCCCGCGTGTGCGGCATTTGCCCGGTCAGCCACCTGCTCTGCTCGGCGAAGACCGGCGACGGCATCCTCGGCGTCCGCCCGCCGGTCGCGGCGGTGAAGCTCCGCCGCACCATGAATCTCGGGCAGATCCTGCAATCGCACGCCCTCAGCTTCTTCCACCTGAGCAGCCCCGATCTGCTGCTCGGGTTCGACAGCCCGCCGGCCACCCGCAACGTTTTCGGCGTCATCCAGTCTCATCCCGACCTCGCCCGCGCCGGCATCCGCCTGCGGCAGTACGGCCAGGAGGTGATCGAGCGGCTCGGCGGGCGGAAGATCCACCCGGCGTGGGCGGTCCCCGGCGGGGTGCGGGAGGCGGCCAGCGAAGAGACGTGTCGGGAACTGCTCGGCCGGCTGCCGGAAGCGCGGGCGACGGTGCAGACCGCCCTCGGGTTCATTAAGACGTACCTCGACACCCACCGCGAAGAGGTGGAGGTGTTCGGCAATCACCCGAGCTTGTACATGGGCCTGGTGCGGCCGACCGACCACGGCTGGGAGCACCACGACGGCGTCCTGCGGATCACCGACCACACCGGGAAGGTGGTGGCCGACGACATCGACCCGGCCGACTACCGCACCCACATCGCCGAGCAGGTGGAACACGACTCGTACCTGAAGTCGCCGTACTACAAGCCGCACGGCTTCCCCGGCGGGGCGTACCGCGTCGGCCCGCTCGCCCGGCTGAACGTGTGCACCACCATCGGCACCCCGCTCGCCGACGCGGAACTGGTCGAGTTCCGCCAGCGGGCGGGCGGGGTGGCCAACTCGGCGTTCCTGTACCACCTGGCCCGGGCCGTCGAGATGCTCGCCTGCACCGAGTGGCTGGAGCGGCACCTGACCGACCCGGACATCCGCTCGACCCGGCACCGGGCCGAGGCGGGGGTGAACAGCCTGGAGGCGGTCGGGTGCAGCGAGGCCCCCCGCGGCACCCTGTTCCACCACTACACGGTGGACGAGAACGGGCTGCTGAAGTCGGTCAACATGATCATCGCCACCGGGCAGAACAACCTGCCGATGAACCGCACCATCACCCAGATCGCCCAGCACTACATCCGCGACACGAAGGCCATCCCCGAAGGGTTCCTCAACCGGGTGGAGCACGGCATCCGCTGCTACGACCCGTGCCTGAGCTGCTCGACGCACGCCCACGGCCAGATGCCGCTGCACTTGCAGTTGATCGGGCCGGGCGGTGAGGTGATCGCCGAGGCGAAGCGGTGA
- a CDS encoding NADH-quinone oxidoreductase subunit B family protein, which yields MDRVRLATVWLGGCSGCHMSFLDMDEWLIDLAPHIDLVYSPLADAKEYPDGVDVALVEGAVANEENRHMAKVLRKRSKVVVSFGDCAVNGNVTAMRNPLGKSLEVLRTSYLLESAGTGLKLPDDREIVPVLLDKVLPLHAVVPVDHYLPGCPPPAARIRAIVEDLLAARTPSRAAELIRFG from the coding sequence ATGGACCGTGTGAGGCTGGCCACCGTCTGGCTCGGCGGGTGTTCCGGCTGCCACATGTCGTTCCTCGACATGGACGAGTGGCTGATCGACCTCGCCCCGCACATCGACCTGGTTTACAGCCCCCTGGCCGACGCCAAGGAGTACCCGGACGGGGTGGACGTTGCCCTGGTGGAAGGCGCGGTGGCGAACGAGGAGAACCGGCACATGGCGAAGGTGCTGCGGAAGCGGTCGAAGGTGGTGGTGTCGTTCGGCGACTGTGCGGTGAACGGGAACGTGACCGCCATGCGGAACCCGCTGGGCAAGAGCCTGGAGGTGCTCCGCACGTCGTACCTGCTGGAGAGCGCCGGCACCGGGCTGAAGCTGCCCGACGACCGCGAGATCGTGCCCGTGCTGCTCGACAAGGTGCTGCCGCTGCACGCGGTCGTCCCGGTCGATCACTACCTGCCCGGCTGCCCGCCGCCGGCCGCCCGCATCCGGGCGATCGTCGAAGACCTGCTCGCCGCCCGCACGCCGAGCCGGGCGGCCGAGCTGATCCGGTTCGGGTGA
- the hoxU gene encoding bidirectional hydrogenase complex protein HoxU produces MAVVTLTIDGKPVSARAGESVLAAAAEAGIRIPTLCHLDGVSEAAACRLCLVQVEGRGRLQAACVTAAAEGMVVRTQTDTLREYRKMILELLFAEGNHVCAVCVANGNCELQAAAADLGMDHVRYPYLNPVRPVDVSHAQYAVDHNRCILCTRCVRTCDEIEGAHTWDVAGRGTLSHLIADMGQPWGESATCTSCGKCVQSCPTGALFRQGSTVAEMTKDREKLGDLVLARREKKWTV; encoded by the coding sequence ATGGCCGTCGTCACGCTGACCATTGATGGCAAGCCGGTGTCGGCGCGGGCGGGGGAATCGGTCCTCGCCGCGGCCGCGGAAGCCGGCATCAGGATCCCCACCCTCTGTCACCTGGACGGCGTGTCCGAGGCGGCCGCCTGCCGGCTCTGCCTGGTGCAGGTGGAGGGCCGCGGGCGGTTGCAGGCGGCGTGCGTCACCGCCGCCGCCGAGGGGATGGTGGTCCGCACCCAGACGGACACCCTCCGCGAATACCGCAAGATGATCCTGGAACTGCTGTTCGCCGAAGGGAACCACGTGTGCGCGGTGTGCGTGGCGAACGGCAACTGCGAGCTCCAGGCCGCCGCCGCCGACCTGGGGATGGACCACGTCCGCTACCCGTACCTGAACCCGGTGCGGCCGGTGGACGTCAGCCACGCCCAGTACGCGGTCGACCACAACCGCTGCATCCTCTGCACCCGGTGCGTCCGGACGTGCGACGAGATCGAGGGCGCCCACACCTGGGACGTGGCCGGCCGCGGCACCCTGTCGCACCTCATCGCCGACATGGGCCAGCCGTGGGGCGAGTCGGCGACGTGTACGTCGTGCGGCAAGTGCGTCCAGTCGTGCCCGACCGGCGCCCTGTTCCGCCAGGGGAGCACGGTGGCCGAGATGACCAAGGACCGCGAGAAGCTCGGCGACCTCGTCCTGGCCCGGAGGGAGAAAAAATGGACCGTGTGA
- a CDS encoding NuoF family protein, protein MDHDELLRIADAERAKAKPNEIRCCTSSGCRASGSADVLKQLKASVAANGLNDTLTAVGVGCPGLCSAGPVVMSHPDGGMFGKVTAEQAKGIVAALSGGATDAQRIDPNQPFFRKQFRVVRATAGQIDPERIESYIAVGGYEGLYQALQKRPDEIVTDVTASGLRGRGGAGYPTGLKWATVEKMPPGQKYVICNGDEGDPGAFMDRSVMEDAPHQVLEGMAIAAYAVGANQGFIYVRAEYPLAIERLQAAITQATKAGLLGANIFQTPFEFKVEIRIGAGAFVCGEETALIASVQGLRGTPRPRPPYPAESGLWDRPTLINNVETFATIPAISRNGAAWFAAIGTDRSKGTKIFSLTGKVKNAGLVEVPMGTTLRAVVEELGGGTADGKAVKAVQTGGPSGGCIPASLLDTPIDYESLGKIGSIMGSGGMIVMDDTDRMPEVARFFMEFCADESCGKCVPCRVGTVQLHGLLTKLVERKATRHDLDTLVELCQLVRDTSLCGLGQSAPNPVLSTIRYFAAEYEALLQPEEFARPPRASVIPLSVV, encoded by the coding sequence ATGGATCATGACGAACTCCTCCGGATCGCCGACGCCGAGCGGGCGAAGGCCAAGCCGAACGAAATCCGCTGCTGCACCTCCAGCGGCTGCCGGGCGTCCGGCTCGGCCGATGTGCTCAAGCAGCTCAAGGCGTCGGTGGCCGCGAACGGGTTGAACGACACGCTCACGGCCGTCGGCGTCGGCTGCCCCGGCCTGTGCAGCGCGGGGCCGGTGGTGATGTCGCACCCGGACGGCGGCATGTTCGGCAAGGTGACGGCCGAGCAGGCGAAGGGCATCGTGGCTGCGCTGAGCGGCGGGGCGACCGACGCCCAGCGGATCGACCCGAACCAGCCGTTCTTCCGCAAGCAGTTCCGCGTGGTGCGGGCCACCGCGGGGCAGATCGACCCGGAGCGGATCGAGTCGTACATCGCCGTCGGCGGGTACGAAGGGTTGTACCAGGCCCTCCAGAAGCGGCCGGACGAGATCGTGACGGACGTGACGGCCAGCGGGCTCCGCGGCCGCGGCGGGGCGGGCTACCCCACCGGCCTGAAGTGGGCGACGGTGGAGAAGATGCCCCCCGGGCAGAAGTACGTCATCTGCAACGGCGACGAGGGCGACCCCGGCGCGTTCATGGACCGGTCGGTGATGGAGGACGCCCCGCACCAGGTGCTCGAGGGCATGGCCATCGCCGCCTACGCGGTCGGGGCGAACCAGGGGTTCATCTACGTCCGGGCCGAGTACCCGCTTGCCATCGAGCGGTTGCAGGCGGCCATCACCCAGGCGACGAAGGCCGGGCTGCTCGGGGCGAACATCTTCCAGACGCCGTTCGAGTTCAAGGTCGAGATCCGCATCGGCGCCGGGGCGTTCGTGTGCGGCGAGGAGACCGCCCTGATCGCCTCGGTGCAGGGGCTCCGCGGCACCCCGCGGCCGCGGCCGCCGTACCCGGCCGAGAGCGGGTTGTGGGACCGGCCGACGCTCATCAATAACGTCGAGACGTTCGCCACCATCCCCGCCATCTCGCGGAACGGGGCGGCGTGGTTCGCCGCCATCGGTACCGACCGCAGCAAGGGGACGAAAATCTTCTCGCTCACCGGCAAGGTGAAGAACGCCGGGCTGGTGGAGGTGCCGATGGGCACCACCCTGCGGGCGGTGGTGGAGGAACTGGGCGGCGGCACGGCCGACGGCAAGGCGGTCAAGGCGGTGCAGACCGGCGGGCCGTCCGGCGGGTGCATCCCGGCGAGCTTGTTGGACACGCCGATCGACTACGAATCGCTGGGCAAGATCGGGTCGATCATGGGGTCGGGCGGGATGATCGTGATGGACGACACCGACCGCATGCCCGAGGTAGCCCGCTTCTTCATGGAGTTCTGCGCCGACGAGTCGTGCGGGAAGTGCGTGCCGTGCCGGGTCGGTACCGTCCAGCTGCACGGCCTGCTCACCAAGCTGGTGGAGAGGAAGGCCACGCGCCACGACCTGGACACGCTCGTCGAGCTGTGCCAGCTGGTGCGGGACACCAGCCTGTGCGGGCTGGGGCAGTCGGCCCCGAACCCGGTGCTCAGCACCATCCGCTACTTCGCCGCCGAGTACGAGGCGCTGCTCCAGCCCGAGGAGTTCGCCCGCCCGCCGCGGGCGTCCGTCATCCCGCTGTCGGTGGTGTGA
- the hoxE gene encoding bidirectional hydrogenase complex protein HoxE, with product MPATLPADKRLKILDAAIRKQQNRPDALIAVLHKAQELFGFLDTPVLWHVARALRLPPSRVYGTATFYHLFSLKPRGEHSCVVCMGTACFVKGAQKLVDAVGDLGGITAGQTTPDGKVSLLVARCLGACGIAPAVVLDGTTVGTITPDQLTARVKEWTHGS from the coding sequence ATGCCCGCCACGCTTCCCGCCGACAAGCGGCTGAAAATCCTCGACGCCGCCATCCGCAAGCAGCAGAACCGACCGGACGCGCTCATCGCCGTCCTGCACAAGGCCCAGGAGCTCTTCGGGTTCCTGGACACGCCCGTCCTGTGGCACGTCGCCCGGGCGCTGCGGCTGCCGCCGAGCCGGGTGTACGGCACCGCCACCTTCTACCACCTGTTCAGCCTGAAGCCGCGGGGCGAGCACTCGTGCGTGGTGTGCATGGGCACGGCGTGCTTCGTGAAGGGTGCCCAGAAGCTGGTGGACGCGGTCGGCGACCTCGGCGGCATCACGGCCGGGCAGACGACACCCGACGGCAAGGTGTCGCTCCTGGTCGCCCGCTGCCTCGGGGCGTGCGGCATCGCCCCGGCCGTCGTCCTGGACGGCACCACCGTCGGCACCATCACTCCCGACCAGCTCACCGCCCGGGTGAAGGAGTGGACCCATGGATCATGA
- the nifJ gene encoding pyruvate:ferredoxin (flavodoxin) oxidoreductase yields the protein MAGSRITIEGNEAAARVAYACSEVIAIYPITPSSGMGELSDQWASEGKSNLWGTVPRVVEMQSEGGAAGALHGALQAGALGTTFTASQGLLLMIPNMYKIAGELTPTVFHIAARSIAAQGLSIFGDHQDVMACRQTGWAMLASGSVQEAGDLALIAHAATLEARLPFLHFFDGFRTSHEVATISPPTTEQIRGMIRDDLVAEFRRRALSPDHPVLRGTAQNPDVYFQARETVNPFYLACPSIVQAAMDRFAELGGRQYELFDYVGHPQAERVIVMMGSGCGAAEEAVEALNKAGEKVGLLKIRLFRPFDLTAFTAALPESVKAVAVLDRTKEPGAIGEPLYQDVLTALHEAGRGGITIVAGRYGLSSKEFTPAMVKAVFDNLSAARPRNHFTVGIVDDVTHLSLSYDPAYSTEDPASVRAVFFGLGADGTVGANKNTIKIIGEDTPLHAQGYFVYDSKKSGSVTVSHLRFGPNPIRSTYLISQASFVACHQFNFLERFDMLGLVEPGGTFLLNSPFGPDEVWGNLPRAVQEAILAKKLRVFVIDALSVAKENGMGGRINTVMQTCFFALSGVLPKDEAIAAIKKSIQKTYAKRGQPVVERNWAAVDATLGRLFEVKVPAAVTAATGRRPLVSADAPEFVRSVTARMMAGEGHALPVSALPNDGTWPTATTQWEKRNIAAEIPVWDEKICIQCGKCVLVCPHAVVRGKVYEPGLLNGAPDTFKHADARWPDRKGQFFTLQIAPEDCTGCRLCVEACPVKNKSEPRLKAINMAPQPPLRDAEVQNWDFFLKLPEPDRATIRTDSVKDVQLLRPLFEFSGACAGCGETPYLKMMSQLFGDHALVANATGCSSIYGGNLPTTPWAQDDSGCGPAWSNSLFEDNAEFGLGMRLAVDKQAEYARELLARMRDDLGAELVDGLLNAEQTSASVKPQRERVKQLKAKLAGRMDAAAKDLTAVADALVPRSVWIVGGDGWAYDIGYGGLDHVLNTAANVNVLVLDTEVYSNTGGQMSKSTPRAAVAKFAAGGKRTAKKDLALLAVTQGNCYVARVAYGANDAHTLNALREAESYPGPSLVIAYSPCIAHGFDLSKQLEQQKAAVQCGHWPLFRYDPRRKAAGQNPMVLDSKPPSLPLKNYLYNETRYTVLVQNDPAAAETLLREAEVEVADRWKLYERLAAGVPLAAAANGGAS from the coding sequence ATGGCCGGTAGCCGGATCACGATCGAGGGGAACGAGGCGGCCGCGCGGGTGGCGTACGCCTGCAGCGAGGTGATCGCCATCTACCCCATCACCCCGTCGTCGGGGATGGGCGAGTTGTCCGACCAGTGGGCGAGTGAGGGCAAGTCGAACCTGTGGGGGACGGTGCCGCGGGTGGTCGAGATGCAGTCGGAAGGCGGGGCGGCGGGCGCGCTGCACGGGGCGTTGCAGGCCGGGGCCCTGGGCACGACGTTCACCGCGTCGCAGGGACTACTGCTCATGATCCCGAACATGTACAAGATCGCCGGCGAGCTGACGCCGACGGTGTTCCACATCGCCGCCCGCTCCATCGCCGCCCAGGGGCTGTCCATCTTCGGCGACCACCAAGACGTGATGGCCTGCCGCCAGACGGGCTGGGCGATGCTGGCTTCGGGTTCGGTGCAGGAGGCGGGCGACCTGGCACTGATCGCCCACGCCGCCACCCTCGAAGCCCGCCTCCCGTTCCTGCACTTCTTCGACGGCTTCCGCACCTCGCACGAAGTCGCCACGATCAGCCCGCCCACGACCGAGCAGATTCGCGGGATGATCCGCGACGACCTCGTTGCCGAGTTCCGCCGGCGGGCGCTGTCGCCGGACCACCCGGTGCTCCGCGGCACTGCCCAGAACCCGGACGTGTACTTCCAGGCCCGCGAGACGGTCAACCCCTTTTACCTCGCCTGCCCGTCGATCGTGCAGGCCGCGATGGACAGGTTCGCCGAGTTGGGCGGCCGGCAGTACGAGCTGTTCGACTACGTCGGCCACCCGCAGGCCGAGCGGGTGATCGTGATGATGGGGTCGGGCTGCGGGGCGGCGGAAGAGGCGGTCGAGGCGCTGAACAAGGCCGGTGAAAAAGTCGGGCTGCTGAAGATCCGCCTGTTCCGCCCGTTCGACCTGACCGCGTTCACAGCGGCGCTGCCCGAGTCGGTGAAGGCCGTCGCGGTACTCGACCGCACCAAGGAACCGGGGGCCATCGGCGAGCCGCTGTACCAGGACGTGCTCACGGCGTTGCACGAAGCCGGCCGCGGCGGGATCACGATCGTCGCCGGGCGGTACGGGCTGTCGTCCAAGGAGTTCACCCCGGCGATGGTGAAGGCGGTGTTCGACAACCTGTCGGCCGCCCGCCCGCGGAACCACTTCACCGTCGGCATCGTGGACGACGTGACGCACCTGAGCCTCAGCTACGACCCGGCGTACAGCACCGAAGACCCGGCGAGCGTGCGGGCAGTGTTCTTCGGCCTGGGGGCCGACGGCACCGTCGGGGCGAACAAGAACACCATTAAGATCATTGGCGAGGACACCCCGCTGCACGCCCAGGGGTACTTCGTGTACGACTCGAAGAAGTCGGGTTCGGTCACGGTGTCGCACTTGCGGTTTGGCCCGAACCCGATCCGCTCCACGTACCTGATCTCGCAGGCGTCGTTCGTCGCCTGCCACCAGTTCAACTTCCTCGAACGGTTCGACATGCTCGGGCTGGTCGAGCCGGGGGGCACATTCCTGCTGAACAGCCCGTTCGGCCCGGACGAGGTGTGGGGCAACCTGCCGCGGGCGGTGCAGGAGGCCATCCTGGCGAAGAAACTGCGGGTGTTCGTCATCGACGCGCTGAGTGTGGCGAAAGAGAACGGCATGGGCGGGCGGATCAACACCGTCATGCAGACCTGCTTCTTCGCCCTGAGCGGGGTGCTGCCGAAGGACGAGGCCATCGCGGCCATCAAGAAGTCGATCCAGAAGACCTACGCCAAGCGGGGCCAGCCGGTGGTCGAACGGAACTGGGCGGCGGTGGACGCCACCCTCGGCCGGCTGTTCGAGGTGAAGGTTCCCGCGGCCGTCACTGCCGCCACCGGCCGCCGCCCGCTGGTGTCGGCCGACGCCCCGGAGTTCGTGCGGAGCGTCACCGCCCGCATGATGGCCGGCGAGGGGCACGCGCTGCCGGTGAGCGCACTGCCGAACGACGGCACCTGGCCGACCGCGACGACACAGTGGGAGAAGCGGAACATCGCCGCCGAGATCCCGGTGTGGGACGAGAAGATCTGCATCCAGTGCGGCAAGTGTGTGCTGGTGTGCCCGCACGCGGTGGTCCGCGGCAAGGTGTACGAGCCGGGGTTGCTGAACGGCGCCCCGGACACCTTCAAGCACGCCGACGCCCGCTGGCCGGACCGCAAGGGCCAGTTCTTCACCCTGCAAATCGCCCCCGAGGACTGCACCGGCTGCCGGCTGTGCGTCGAGGCGTGCCCGGTGAAGAACAAGAGCGAGCCGCGGCTGAAGGCCATCAACATGGCCCCGCAACCGCCGCTCCGCGACGCCGAGGTGCAGAACTGGGACTTCTTCCTCAAGCTGCCCGAACCCGACCGGGCGACGATCCGCACCGACTCGGTGAAGGACGTGCAACTGCTGCGGCCCCTGTTCGAGTTCTCCGGGGCGTGCGCCGGCTGCGGGGAGACGCCGTACCTGAAGATGATGTCGCAGCTGTTCGGCGACCACGCCCTCGTCGCCAACGCCACCGGCTGCTCGTCCATCTACGGCGGCAACCTGCCCACGACCCCCTGGGCGCAGGACGACAGCGGGTGCGGACCGGCGTGGTCGAACTCGCTGTTCGAGGACAACGCCGAGTTCGGCCTGGGCATGCGGCTGGCGGTGGACAAGCAGGCCGAGTACGCCCGCGAGTTGCTGGCCAGGATGCGGGACGACCTCGGGGCGGAGCTCGTCGACGGGCTGCTGAACGCCGAGCAAACATCGGCCAGCGTGAAGCCGCAACGCGAGCGGGTGAAGCAACTGAAGGCCAAGCTCGCCGGCCGCATGGACGCCGCGGCCAAAGACCTGACGGCCGTGGCCGACGCTCTCGTCCCGCGGAGCGTGTGGATCGTCGGCGGGGACGGCTGGGCGTACGACATCGGCTACGGCGGGCTGGATCACGTGCTGAACACCGCCGCCAACGTGAACGTGCTGGTGCTCGACACCGAGGTGTACTCGAACACCGGCGGGCAGATGTCGAAGTCCACCCCGCGGGCGGCGGTGGCCAAGTTCGCCGCCGGCGGCAAGCGGACGGCCAAGAAGGATCTGGCACTGCTGGCGGTAACCCAGGGGAACTGCTACGTGGCCCGGGTGGCCTACGGGGCGAACGACGCCCACACGCTGAACGCCCTGCGGGAGGCGGAATCCTACCCCGGCCCGTCGCTGGTCATCGCGTACAGCCCGTGCATCGCCCACGGGTTCGACCTGAGCAAGCAACTGGAACAACAGAAGGCCGCGGTGCAGTGCGGGCACTGGCCGCTGTTCCGCTACGACCCGCGGCGGAAAGCGGCCGGGCAGAACCCGATGGTGCTGGACAGCAAGCCGCCGAGCCTGCCGCTGAAGAACTACCTGTACAACGAGACGCGGTATACGGTGCTGGTCCAGAACGACCCGGCGGCGGCCGAGACGCTCCTCCGCGAGGCCGAGGTCGAGGTCGCCGACCGCTGGAAGCTATACGAACGGCTGGCCGCCGGCGTGCCGCTGGCCGCCGCCGCGAACGGAGGTGCGTCGTGA